A window of Chitinophagaceae bacterium genomic DNA:
TAATACTATTGAATAAGTAATACTATTGAATAAGTAATACTATTGAATAAATAGTATTGTATTATATTTACTCTATCAACCTATTATTTACTTAAATAACAACAAAAAGATGAATTTAGAAAACACAGAAGTTCAGATGCGAAAAGGAATATTAGAATTTTGTGTTCTACACATTATTTCGAGAGGTGAAGTGTATGCTTCAGATATGCTACAAGAGCTCACTTCTGCAAAAATTATGATAGTGGAAGGTACTCTCTACCCACTCCTTACCCGTTTACGGAAAGCGGGATTTGTAGATTACAAGTGGATTGAGTCCAATTCTGGTCCTCCTCGGAAATATTATACTATTACAGAGAAAGGATTGGAATTTTTACAAAAATTATATCACACATGGCAGGAGCTGGTAAGTTCCACAGAAGTTATTATTCAAAAAAATATTAATAAATCATAATATCACACAAAAAAAATGAAAAAAAGCATAAATATTACTATTGGAGGCAGTGTTTTTTATATAGAAGAAGATGGATATGAAAAATTGAAAGGTTATTTGGATTCTATAACAGATTATTTTTCTCACTATGAAGATAATAAAGAAATTGTGGAAGATATAGAAAGCCGTATTGCAGAAATATTTACACAAAATATTCAAGATTCTCAGAGACAAGCCCTGACTTTAGAAAATGTAGAAAACCTCATAACAAAGATGGGAACAATTGCAGATTTTAAAGCAGAAGGAGAAGAAG
This region includes:
- a CDS encoding PadR family transcriptional regulator; translated protein: MNLENTEVQMRKGILEFCVLHIISRGEVYASDMLQELTSAKIMIVEGTLYPLLTRLRKAGFVDYKWIESNSGPPRKYYTITEKGLEFLQKLYHTWQELVSSTEVIIQKNINKS